A single genomic interval of Camelina sativa cultivar DH55 chromosome 11, Cs, whole genome shotgun sequence harbors:
- the LOC104728907 gene encoding probable serine/threonine-protein kinase DDB_G0282963, which translates to MVHPLRPTTTTLLRRNATTSSKCGSTTPSPLLFSTPSLKTRSSARQIWISIENFFHDNKEARAIQLDTELCSLTIGDLSVHDYCQKLKTLSDLLANVDSPVTERVVVMHMLNGLTEKYDNINNIIRHRQPFPSFATAPSMLVEEEHRLFKQIKTGTSTSIESSSHSALYTFPGGNHNNNSNNSNPRHNNPHGGNYNGCRGRGRGRSYNGRGRGRQQWNWGNNWRMPPPWFQTPASAPQ; encoded by the coding sequence ATGGTACATCCACTCCGGCCAACGACGACGACACTCCTTAGAAGGAACGCGACGACATCGTCAAAATGTGGATCTACGACACCATCTCCCCTTCTCTTCTCGACACCATCCTTAAAAACCCGTAGCAGTGCTCGTCAGATATGGATATCCATCGAGAATTTCTTCCATGACAACAAGGAGGCACGGGCAATTCAACTTGACACTGAACTTTGTTCCCTTACCATTGGCGACCTCTCCGTCCATGACTACTGCCAGAAGCTGAAGACACTCTCCGATCTCTTAGCCAACGTTGACTCTCCCGTCACGGAACGAGTCGTTGTCATGCACATGCTCAATGGTCTCACAGAGAAATAcgacaacatcaacaacatcatcCGACATCGCCAACCGTTTCCATCGTTTGCTACTGCTCCCTCCATGCTGGTTGAGGAGGAGCATCGTCTCTTCAAACAGATCAAAACCGGAACATCTACCTCCATCGAGTCTTCATCTCATAGTGCGTTGTATACGTTCCCTGGTGgcaaccacaacaacaataGCAACAACAGCAATCCCCGTCATAACAACCCACATGGCGGTAACTACAACGGTTGTAGGGGACGTGGCCGCGGACGTAGTTACAACGGCAGAGGACGTGGTCGCCAACAATGGAACTGGGGCAACAACTGGCGCATGCCCCCTCCATGGTTCCAAACCCCAGCATCCGCACCACAGTAG